In Salvelinus namaycush isolate Seneca chromosome 16, SaNama_1.0, whole genome shotgun sequence, the sequence TCCAGGACCCAAGATGATTTAGATGGACTCCATCATTCCTGTAGAGAATTTTCTGTTTCCAAAAGGTGTCAAAGTTCTCTATGAAAGTTATACCTATAGAGCTACAGCagtcttttagccagatgtgtaatgccagtagCCTGCTGAATCTTTCGTTGCAGCGGCCCAGCCATGGCACAGGTTCTGAAATAATCGTCCACTTTTTAGTGTTTTTCAGAGCTAGAATCAATTCTTTAAAATCCAGTTTCAGCAGTTCCAAGCTAGCCCTCCTTAATGTTGTTTCAGCCCGCATGGATTATGACAGTGTCAGCCCACGGCAGTTGTCGTAGAATGGTAGGAAGCCGCCTAgtaatgtcctgtactcgtgcccCAGAATAACACATGGTTTTTGCCCCAGGAaccgagatgtttctcaccatagagcttCCGATGATAACAGCTGATGAGTGGTTCAGGAGACCCCTTGAGGACCGATGGAAGCTGGGGCATGGTGGACCCGAGCCAGCCGTAGAATCCACCATGGCTGACGAAGGGGCCGGAGCCTCAGACTCTCGCGGTCTGATGAAGGGGGAGCTCGGAGGATTCGAACCTGAGGTAGAAACCTCCTGGGTTGGAAACAGGGTAGAGGACGATGGCGCGGCAATGCACTATCATAGCTAACCCATAGAGCAAATATTACTTTCACCTATGTGATCTTTTGTAAAGCACTATCAGTAGTTAACCTATAGAAGAAAATAGAGCAAATACAACTACCACCTTCATCATCTGTGTAAATAATTGTCCTTCTCTGTTCAATGTGCATTTGTTATTAGTTTCAATTTGTTGTAGTAAAGTTGCTATTTTGACATTAACCACAATCCATTATGAAAAGTGATAACCGCGAAAACCTGTTTGTTCTATTATGCAGCAATAGTGCATGTTGGGAGTAAAATGTTCAAAGAAGTGCACAGCCATTGAAAGACAATAGTCAAGATTCTGGTAAAAATTTTATTGGACAATGAAGGTACATCACATCAGGCAAATTCAATTGGACAGAAAGGAAACTAAGATGACAATGGTAGAAAAAGAACGTTAATAGATAGACAGATATTTTACTTCATCCAATTGCTAGTTTAAAGGTCTAAAACATTAGTTAAACCAACTTCGTCCCAAATGTATACTATAAACGTATGTATGCCTACATGCGTAAGATACAAAACACTTAAGACCCAAAAGCAAAAGAAAcaatgatgaaataaataaagtgATGAGATAACATCTAGCTGGATAAGAAGAAAGCTATCGTATGCCTATGAGGTGTCGATTGGTGTTGTACGTTAAGGATGACGGGGAACGATGGGTGTGGTCTCACTGTTTCCTCTCCTTGGTCTCTGTGCTGGAGGAGACAATTTTCCCATCCACCAGAGTCTGTGTGACGGTCATCACCTTGGTCTTCACTGTCCGCTGGTCCTCCAGAGCATCCTGGAGccttgagagggagagagtttcACAACTGTCAGCCAACAGAAACCAGGTTTCAATATGGCTACTTGTGCCTCCAAGATAGAAAATGGCTCTTTAGATCACCATTTACCCCAATAGTCTCTTGGCCGACAACAAACCTCGTTATCTTTCTCAGGTCTACTTCATTGGTTGGAAGTACACATGCAACACCAATTAAGGCGATCTCACCCTCTGTCTTACTCACTTGAAGTCTCCTCCGTCCAGCAGTCTTCTGTATGTGGCGATCTCCGCCTCCAGCTTCATCTTGATGTTGAGCAGGTGCTCGTACTCCTGTGTCTGCTGCTGGATGTTGGAGCGGAGGTTGGTCAGCTCAGACTCCAGACCCATGAGGATGTTGTTCAAGGATTCCATCTCCATGTTGCAGCGCATCTCTGTGTCGCGCAAGGTTCCCTCCAGAGAACCTTTctgttagagagagaaagaggaagaccGTCAGGACAGGTGGTTGGACTTGTAAATTAACATGAACTTAACCAATGGCATTGATGCCGTGATGTATTTTGTACACACTGGCTGGGTGAGTATAGTGTTATTGAGGGATCTTACCAAGCTCTTCTGTGAGTCCAGCTCAATCTCCAGTGTCTGGAGCTGTCTGCGGAGGTCATTGATCTCCGTGTGTGCGCCCTGCAGGGCCTCTGTGTTCTGTGACACCACAGACTGCACCTCTGTgatctggaagggagagaggataTAGGTCAGTTTAAAAATCATTGGTTAAGAGGGCGTTTCTGTGGCTGTGCATGTGACGGTTTCACTTTAAAGTCAGCACTGTTTTCAAATGATTATGCTGCTAGGTGTTACCCGTGTTTCGTGCCATGCTTTGAGCTCCTCCTGGTTCTTCAGGGCCTCCTTCTCATACTTGGCCCGGACCTCAGCCATGATAGCGGCCAGGTCCTGTCCCTTAGGAGCATCCACATCCAcctgcactccagactgggagaTCATGTTACGCATCTCCATCACTTCCTGTTGGGGTAGAAGGACAACAACGTTAACATTCATTAAGCAATATGTTTTGAAGACTGAAGTCAGCGTCCATGTTTAGGCCGTTTGGGGGAATCCTATGGTTGCGCCGCACCTACCGCTAAATCCAAAAGTTCTCACACAAAACACCCCTGTTTATACAGTAAGGTTGACTTTGTCTCCTATGTAGGCATGCTAGGTCTTACTCTTGCTAAACCATTGTAATGACAAGGAATATGGTAAATATACATTTGGGGGTGCAAGAGAGGTGAGGTTGGATCATGTGTAATATATATGGTTTGGTGGTTGAGGGGTGGGGTTGGGTCAAGAGCTTACATTGTCGTGGTTCTTCTTCAGGAAGATGAGCTCCTCCTTTAGAGACTCGATCTCGCTCTCCAGGTTCATGCGGCCCATGTTGGTGTCATCAATGACCTTCCTCAGGCCAACAATGTCAGCTTCAACAGACTGCCGGATGGACAGCTCGGACTCGAACCTGCAAGACACACAGAAAACAGCATCAGATACAGTGACCTGGAGAGCTACGGTGGAATATTCTCTAAAGTGTCACTAATAGTATAGAGGGTATGCAGATAACTTGGCACATCAACTGtctttgttttgttttcattGGATGTGCATCGCGCTGCCGTTAATTAAGGTGTGTCAGCAACTGACTGATGGTTGGTTTTGTGCTCTACTAAGCATGACTTA encodes:
- the LOC120060976 gene encoding keratin, type I cytoskeletal 18-like, which codes for MSVKRSSVRGPGSGYSQSITRSSAAPAYRAASTYGGAGGQGTRISSVSYSGVRSGMGGMGMGGSGGSMSSSIQVSSSGDTAHIMGNEKFAMQNLNDRLASYLEMVRNLEQANGKLELKIREAMEKRGPDVNDYSRYNAILDDLRKKVFDATKDNARLCLQIDNSRLAADDFRVKFESELSIRQSVEADIVGLRKVIDDTNMGRMNLESEIESLKEELIFLKKNHDNEVMEMRNMISQSGVQVDVDAPKGQDLAAIMAEVRAKYEKEALKNQEELKAWHETRITEVQSVVSQNTEALQGAHTEINDLRRQLQTLEIELDSQKSLKGSLEGTLRDTEMRCNMEMESLNNILMGLESELTNLRSNIQQQTQEYEHLLNIKMKLEAEIATYRRLLDGGDFKLQDALEDQRTVKTKVMTVTQTLVDGKIVSSSTETKERKQ